TTTAGGCCTATTTAATCATGACCATTGTTAACAATCAATTAAACTCACACCAGAAGTCATAAATTGTCCCACTTTTGGCTACATCAAACAATTATAGAATATTTTAAATGCCAGTGAGTGCCTTTGTTAACAGAGTTCCCTAAAAATATTTGACATTCTGGTCTATTTGGCCCTGTTTGGCCCTTATCAGTTTCTTTTTGGCTGTTTATTTGCGGTCTCTTGCATGGCCTGTGTTGTTTACCATTTATTTCTTTGGTTCTCCTTCCTTCCCTGAAGGTGTCCAAGCTCCCCAACCTGCGATCGCTCAGCCAACCGCTGCTGTTGGACATCATTGACTCGCTGGCATCCCACATATCAGACAAACAGTGCACTGAGATGAGCTCTGATATATAGTTTCTCCTCCCCTTTCACGTCCCATCCCATCCCTTATGAACTTTTTCATTTTTGCTTCCACGCCATTTCCTTCCCTTGTCATCCAGCACCTCCTCCCAGCCCGTATAATCCTGCCTCACACCCCACCTCAGTCAGATTGGGTCTTGTTTGCTGCTTCACGTTCCCCTAGATTTGATTGGCCTAATTGTGTAGGAGAAACATGCTGGATATTGCAAAAATGGTAAAACTGCAAAAAGTTAGACTCACATTTACATTCGTTTTAATGTGCATATATTTCTGACAAATACCTTTATTTGGTAGTGCACATCAAATCTGTCAATGGCCAACATTGGTGTTTAATTAGACATATAGTTATTGTGTCCCAcataatgaaagaaaatcacaaaaaaaaagaaaagaaaaggaaatgagatactgcataaagaaaattaatacattttagggTTACCTTTTTGTGCGTGTGTCTTTTTTATGACAATTATGAACATTTTCCCTCTAAATTACAATAATGAGTTCagatattttactttttcaaTAGTGGCTTTCATTAGTTTCTTGATAATagtcaattaaaatataaaataagtaaataacagCATTGCAAcaagtgcaatatatatatatatatatatatatatatatatatatatatatatatatatatatatatatatatatatatatatatatatatatatattataaccatTATGTGTATATACTCTacaatttaaatactaaaaaataatgaaatattcttCTTTGCAGTGAAGTAATgatatttgttttaatgatgaatattcattatttaagcaaaatgtcattttttttttttttttttttttttttgtgatttcttttttgtgtgtgtgtgtaaatatgacCCAGACTTGATCTACTGCACTTTATGAATATAGTAGTACTTTATTTATCCCTGATCCTTGTAGTGCTTCTGCGCTGCTTTTATTATCCTGAATTATGCCAGTGCTTGTTATTATGCAGTTATGGCATATATTTATAAGCAGATCATCACAACAGTCAATGTTAAGACTCGTGTATGCTTTACTGTAATCATTGAGATAAAGCAGAGTGCTCTGTTGGTCCTGTGGGCAATATGCCTTAATAAATTGTGCAACATCAGCAGACTATGTTTTGTGGTTTATATTacgtatatgtattatataaacaatatgaGATGACTTGAGGGGCTGTACCATCGATGATGGCTAGAAACAAATCTGTAAGTATCTGTTTATTCATCCTTTGTGCAATGTGGTAAATAAGACTGCATTACCATCCTATTTAAAGGTGCTGAAAGTGgctgttttcaaataaaaaaaggtctctggggtggtaccttttcgAAAGATACTCTTTTGTACCTATTAGGTACTAAGATGTACACTTTAGGTAGTAATACGAACCTTTAAGGTACAGTACCAACATGGACTCTGTGAtaacttttgtatttttcttttctgagaaTGTACCATGTATAAACTTTCTCTACCTGACATACAGTACATCACTGAATTCCCATGCTTTTTAAACCGCTTGTGCTTTTTTATTCAGTCAGAAAAGTAGCATTTTGAAGATTTAAGGTGGTTGAAGCAAATGACCGTATATCATAAATGTACTACTTCACTAAAAAGTCAAAATCATTGTTCTCACGCAATTtggaacaaaacataaaaattgcTGTTTGCTGGAATTTTCAACAGAACACCATAAAAGCTGAGCTTCAGACAGGGTTGATGAAAGGAAAATGAAAGGTTTTGGATAGCAGCACAAAGGGGATCATTCTCCTCAGAGTAGCACACGTGCCAGGAGCTGCAACTGCACCTGGGCATCTCTCAGGCCACACAGCCTCCGAGATCAGACTTTATTACTAGCTGGCATTGTTCGAGATTGAGCATGTCTCGGAAGATTAGTATAATTTTAGAGTTGACAGAAGAGGACCTTTCGCACTAGTTTTATTGGTTCATTTTCATCAAAAAGTTTAGGgttaaattaaaggaatagttcacctgaaaaggACAACTCGCTGACAATTTAGGATatcaaagatgtagatgtgttagtttttttcatcagagtttacatcagttgctcaccaatggatcctttgcattgaataaaaacatcacaataatccacaagtaatgcacACAACTCCATTAACAGCTTGTAAAAAAGGAAAAGACGAGTGTttgaataaacaaacatttgaactTTAAATTGTTGCATCTAACCAAAATTTGAGTTCATTATAAAGCTTCCTACAGTGAAAAGTCCCTGTTGTCCTCTGACATCAAAATCCATGAACATATCAGTATAGAAAtgttttgcttgtaaatggtgcttgatccatgcatatttctctcctgattcagacaagatgacaagataaaatagcaatattactatatataaaaaatgtatagtttacttattacaagacattaactggACTAGAGACATATGGATtcaattttcagcaatttttttgaaaaagaagaacctgtggTACACAGTGTTATCAAAGCAAACTACTGTATCATTAATTCAGCTACCACACGACACAGCATCCTGTAACTCCTTAGGATCACTTCTGAGTTATCATTAACAAGGAAAAATGCTCTTTTAGCACATTTCACCAGAGGTTTCTttgattctttcttttcttttccttcaaTCTCAATAAAATCTTATTGCACTCTGTTCAGGCTTCTTGCACAGACTTAAAACTGGACATATCGGATTTCCTCTTTAAAAAGCAGTTATTGTCCTCGGTAAAGATATTCAGTTTGAAAAACAGTCCCGTCGTTGTGAAGGGCTGCTGCATCATCCGGCAAGAACAGGTGGAGTTTTATTAAAGCAAAGGAGGAGCCAGTCCAGATGAAACACACCAGTTGAAAATCTCAGACGGTCAGACAGACAAAGTGAGAGGACAGACGAGTGTTAACATGGTGCTGCTAACCACCAAGTTTGTCCAGAGAGCTTCACTCTTTGTGTCCTTCGGAGGTTTAGTCACTACTGTTATTACAACCTTCCTGCCACTGTGGAAGACGATGAACTCGGATCTGAATGAGATGGAGAACTGGTATGAAGGGCTCTGGCACATGTGTATCTACACAGAGGAAGTTGGCATTCACTGCAAAGCCTTCGAGTCTTTTTTAGCCCTTCCACTAGACACTTTAGCTTCACGGGTTCTCATGTGCATTTCCATTGCAACAGGATTTCTTGGCGTGGCGGCTGCTTTTTTCGGACTCGAGGGTGTTGAGATTGGCACCGGGCGGGAGAGGATGAAAAGGACTCTACTCATTCTCGGTGGACTGTTTATCGTTGTGTCAGGGATCACGACCCTCGCACCGGTTTCGCTAATGGCATACATAATGGTAGTGAAGTTCTGGGATGAGAATCTTCCAGATGTGATGCCCAGATGGGAGTATGGAGAGGCCATGTTTTCTGCCTGGTTTGCTGGACTTCTGTTAGTTGTTGGAGGGGCTTTTCTTTTTGTTGCTGTCTGCATGGGCGATCACGAAGCAAAGCTGCAAAGTAAAATTCTGCCTCGCAATCTAGAACAATGCTCGAGAACTCAGCATTCCCGAAAAATGGAAATCATATAGTTTAGATTTCATCTTAAGACTGGAAATATTCAAGAACGCAACTCAGCATTACAAAACAAACATGCCAGACGGGAAAATTTGGAAGCATTTGGACAGAACTTTTTTTACACTTTCGGTTGACTTTCAAAGCCCAATTTGGTAAAGAAATCAGTGGcttattggtatatatatatatatatatatatatatatatatatatatatatatatatatatatatatatatatacagtattgttcaaaataatagcagtacaatgtgactaaccagaataatcaaggtttttcgtatatttttttattgctacgtggcaaacaagttaccagtaggttcagtagattctcagaaaacaaatgagacccagcattcatgatatgcacgctcttaaggctgtgcaattgggcaattagttgaattagttgaaaggggtgtgttcaaaaaaatagcagtgtggcattcaatcactgaggtcatcaattttgtgaagaaacaggtgtgaatcaggtggcccctatttaaggatgaagccaacacttgttgaacatgcatttgaaagctgaggaaaatgggtcgttcaagacattgttcagaagaacagcgtactttgattaaaaagttgattagag
The sequence above is drawn from the Carassius auratus strain Wakin chromosome 5, ASM336829v1, whole genome shotgun sequence genome and encodes:
- the LOC113068986 gene encoding putative claudin-24 → MVLLTTKFVQRASLFVSFGGLVTTVITTFLPLWKTMNSDLNEMENWYEGLWHMCIYTEEVGIHCKAFESFLALPLDTLASRVLMCISIATGFLGVAAAFFGLEGVEIGTGRERMKRTLLILGGLFIVVSGITTLAPVSLMAYIMVVKFWDENLPDVMPRWEYGEAMFSAWFAGLLLVVGGAFLFVAVCMGDHEAKLQSKILPRNLEQCSRTQHSRKMEII